From a region of the Zingiber officinale cultivar Zhangliang chromosome 4B, Zo_v1.1, whole genome shotgun sequence genome:
- the LOC121974993 gene encoding coatomer subunit delta-1-like isoform X1 → MVVLAASIMTKTGKVLVSRQFVDMSRIRIEGLLAAFPKLVGTGKQHTFVETENVRYVYQPIEALYLLLVTNKQSNILEDLDTLRLLSKLVPEYSPSLDEEGVCKMAFELIFAFDEAISLGNKENLTVSQVKQYCEMESHEEKLHKLVMQSKINETKDIMKRKASEIDKSKIEKNRGDKGGYMSFSGPRKIESTFSDMSISSSGSGFGSGSGIGLSTDVESFSSKPKGRPSASATAPSKGLGMKLGKTQKTNQFLESLKAEGEVFLEDVQPTVAQSKPSLPPTDPVTLSIEERLNVVIRRDGGLNNFDVQGTLSLQILNQEDGFVQLQIENQDVPGLNFKTHPNINKELFNSKHIVGLKDPNRPFPTGQNDVGLMKWRIQGMDEASLPLTVNCWPSVSGGETYVNIEYEASEMFDLQHVIISIPLPALREPPSVRQIDGEWKYDSRNSTLDWSILLIDPSNRSGSMEFVVPPADSSVFFPITVRFTAASTYGDVKVVNVIPLRNNAPPKYSQRIQLITDTYQVI, encoded by the exons TGTTAGTTTCTAGGCAGTTTGTGGACATGTCTCGAATAAGGATAGAGGGACTACTTGCTGCTTTCCCTAAGTTGGTGGGAACTGGAAAGCAGCACACGTTTGTGGAGACTGAGAATGTCCGGTATGTGTACCAACCAATAGAAGCACTTTATCTTCTACTGGTTACAAATAAACAAAGTAATATTCTTGAAGATTTGGACACACTAAGACTCTTGTCAAAACTT GTTCCTGAATATTCACCCTCGTTGGATGAAGAGGGTGTTTGTAAGATGGCTTTTGAGTTGATTTTTGCTTTTGATGAAGCCATTTCACTAGGTAACAAAGAAAATTTGACTGTTTCACAAGTTAAACAATACTGCGAAATGGAGAGCCATGAAGAAAAATTGCATAAGTTGGTCATGCAAAGCAAAATCAATGAGACTAAGGATATCATGAAACGGAAAGCAAGTGAGATCGACAAAAGCAAG ATTGAAAAGAACAGAGGTGATAAAGGAGGATATATGTCTTTCTCTGGCCCTAGAAAAATTGAAAGTACTTTTAGTGACATGAGCATTTCCAGTTCTGGAAGTGGTTTTGGCAGTGGGTCTGGAATTGGATTGAGCACTGATGTGGAATCCTTTTCTAGTAAGCCTAAAG GCCGTCCATCTGCATCTGCTACTGCTCCCTCCAAAGGACTTGGTATGAAGTTAGGGAAAACACAAAAGACAAATCAGTTTTTGGAGTCCTTAAAAGCTGAAGGAGAAGTTTTTCTTGAGGATGTGCAACCAACTGTTGCTCAATCAAAGCCATCTCTTCCACCAACTGATCCTGTCACATTGTCCATTGAAGAGAGATTAAATGTTGTCATCAGGAGAGATGGCGGTCTTAATAACTTCGATGTCCAGGGAACACTTTCCCTGCAAATCCTTAACCAGGAAGATGGATTTGTTCAACTTCAG ATTGAAAACCAAGATGTTCCTGGCCTTAACTTCAAAACCCATCCTAATATCAACAAAGAGTTATTCAACAGCAAGCATATTGTAGGTTTGAAAGATCCCAACAGGCCATTCCCTACTGGTCAAAATGATGTTGGGCTTATGAAGTGGAGAATTCAGGGCATGGATGAAGCTTCTCTTCCTTTGACTG TTAATTGCTGGCCTTCTGTTTCTGGTGGTGAAACTTATGTGAACATAGAGTATGAAGCATCTGAGATGTTTGACCTGCAACATGTCATAATCTCCATACCACTTCCTGCACTTAGGGAGCCACCAAGTGTAAGACAGATAGATGGTGAATGGAA GTATGACTCAAGAAATTCAACATTAGATTGGTCTATTCTTCTTATTGATCCTTCTAATCGCAG TGGATCCATGGAATTTGTTGTACCTCCCGCAGATTCATCAGTATTTTTCCCCATTACTGTGAGATTTACTGCTGCAAGCACATATGGTGATGTTAAG GTTGTAAATGTCATACCACTGAGAAACAATGCTCCTCCGAAATACTCGCAGAGGATTCAGCTGATCACCGACACCTACCAGGTTATTTGA
- the LOC121974993 gene encoding coatomer subunit delta-1-like isoform X2, with protein MTKTGKVLVSRQFVDMSRIRIEGLLAAFPKLVGTGKQHTFVETENVRYVYQPIEALYLLLVTNKQSNILEDLDTLRLLSKLVPEYSPSLDEEGVCKMAFELIFAFDEAISLGNKENLTVSQVKQYCEMESHEEKLHKLVMQSKINETKDIMKRKASEIDKSKIEKNRGDKGGYMSFSGPRKIESTFSDMSISSSGSGFGSGSGIGLSTDVESFSSKPKGRPSASATAPSKGLGMKLGKTQKTNQFLESLKAEGEVFLEDVQPTVAQSKPSLPPTDPVTLSIEERLNVVIRRDGGLNNFDVQGTLSLQILNQEDGFVQLQIENQDVPGLNFKTHPNINKELFNSKHIVGLKDPNRPFPTGQNDVGLMKWRIQGMDEASLPLTVNCWPSVSGGETYVNIEYEASEMFDLQHVIISIPLPALREPPSVRQIDGEWKYDSRNSTLDWSILLIDPSNRSGSMEFVVPPADSSVFFPITVRFTAASTYGDVKVVNVIPLRNNAPPKYSQRIQLITDTYQVI; from the exons TGTTAGTTTCTAGGCAGTTTGTGGACATGTCTCGAATAAGGATAGAGGGACTACTTGCTGCTTTCCCTAAGTTGGTGGGAACTGGAAAGCAGCACACGTTTGTGGAGACTGAGAATGTCCGGTATGTGTACCAACCAATAGAAGCACTTTATCTTCTACTGGTTACAAATAAACAAAGTAATATTCTTGAAGATTTGGACACACTAAGACTCTTGTCAAAACTT GTTCCTGAATATTCACCCTCGTTGGATGAAGAGGGTGTTTGTAAGATGGCTTTTGAGTTGATTTTTGCTTTTGATGAAGCCATTTCACTAGGTAACAAAGAAAATTTGACTGTTTCACAAGTTAAACAATACTGCGAAATGGAGAGCCATGAAGAAAAATTGCATAAGTTGGTCATGCAAAGCAAAATCAATGAGACTAAGGATATCATGAAACGGAAAGCAAGTGAGATCGACAAAAGCAAG ATTGAAAAGAACAGAGGTGATAAAGGAGGATATATGTCTTTCTCTGGCCCTAGAAAAATTGAAAGTACTTTTAGTGACATGAGCATTTCCAGTTCTGGAAGTGGTTTTGGCAGTGGGTCTGGAATTGGATTGAGCACTGATGTGGAATCCTTTTCTAGTAAGCCTAAAG GCCGTCCATCTGCATCTGCTACTGCTCCCTCCAAAGGACTTGGTATGAAGTTAGGGAAAACACAAAAGACAAATCAGTTTTTGGAGTCCTTAAAAGCTGAAGGAGAAGTTTTTCTTGAGGATGTGCAACCAACTGTTGCTCAATCAAAGCCATCTCTTCCACCAACTGATCCTGTCACATTGTCCATTGAAGAGAGATTAAATGTTGTCATCAGGAGAGATGGCGGTCTTAATAACTTCGATGTCCAGGGAACACTTTCCCTGCAAATCCTTAACCAGGAAGATGGATTTGTTCAACTTCAG ATTGAAAACCAAGATGTTCCTGGCCTTAACTTCAAAACCCATCCTAATATCAACAAAGAGTTATTCAACAGCAAGCATATTGTAGGTTTGAAAGATCCCAACAGGCCATTCCCTACTGGTCAAAATGATGTTGGGCTTATGAAGTGGAGAATTCAGGGCATGGATGAAGCTTCTCTTCCTTTGACTG TTAATTGCTGGCCTTCTGTTTCTGGTGGTGAAACTTATGTGAACATAGAGTATGAAGCATCTGAGATGTTTGACCTGCAACATGTCATAATCTCCATACCACTTCCTGCACTTAGGGAGCCACCAAGTGTAAGACAGATAGATGGTGAATGGAA GTATGACTCAAGAAATTCAACATTAGATTGGTCTATTCTTCTTATTGATCCTTCTAATCGCAG TGGATCCATGGAATTTGTTGTACCTCCCGCAGATTCATCAGTATTTTTCCCCATTACTGTGAGATTTACTGCTGCAAGCACATATGGTGATGTTAAG GTTGTAAATGTCATACCACTGAGAAACAATGCTCCTCCGAAATACTCGCAGAGGATTCAGCTGATCACCGACACCTACCAGGTTATTTGA